One part of the Streptomyces lydicus genome encodes these proteins:
- a CDS encoding globin domain-containing protein — protein MDAPTTTSADNGSSGGSSGDWGWFTPPAKKSSGEQQERQDGQGRPDEDGRTEPDGRGEYDDHSDRDDHYDRDDHNGHGERALRENRGDFGDRYDGDGPYGGNASYSGNAPYGGNAPYDGNRPYGGNAPHGAGERGGQERIPSRPVNPIRPVGTAAAREREAEPAQAPQPRHETAPHPTAPSPAPAAPYAEQPATPFAEQPAAADPGYLDPFSPYAPPRREPEPARDQQPTLDQQPARPSVWEREPVRGREPEPVHEPARPGSAAPAPGPGPAQTSVPAPAPQAPAPAPAASAPAPAPQPPAPAPAVQDEVAAAPYFAPKQRPAVPAAEPSLEALHTSAAPAASASPDALLIRRTMAEIEPVADKVTSYFYALLFVQHPDLRALFPASMDAQRDRLFKALLTSAQHVDNAAVLKAYLANLGRGHRKYGTQPDHYPAVGECLLNALARYATSSWGPETEAAWVRAYTAISQIMIDAAAEDEAVAPAWWQAEVVSHELRTPDIAVVTVRPDQPYPFRAGQYTSVETPWWPRVWRHYSFASAPRSDGLLSFHVKAVPAGWVSNAMVHRARPGDVIRLGGPAGSMTVDHSTRNGLLCVGGGTGIAPIKALIEDVAEHGIRRPVDVFYGARTDHDLYDLDTMLRLEQTHQWLSVRPVVANGPAVRGGTSSATGQLPDAVRQYGPFREYDAYLSGPPGLIRSGVDALVGVGIPTDRIRHDSIEELVAAGD, from the coding sequence ATGGACGCTCCGACCACCACGTCGGCCGATAACGGCTCTTCTGGCGGCAGCAGTGGCGATTGGGGTTGGTTCACTCCGCCGGCGAAGAAGTCCTCCGGTGAACAGCAGGAGCGACAGGACGGTCAGGGCCGCCCGGACGAGGACGGCCGTACCGAACCGGACGGCCGGGGTGAGTACGACGACCACAGCGACCGCGACGACCACTATGACCGCGACGACCACAACGGCCACGGTGAGCGCGCTCTTCGTGAGAACCGCGGCGACTTCGGCGATCGGTACGACGGGGACGGGCCGTACGGCGGCAATGCCTCCTACAGTGGCAATGCCCCCTACGGCGGCAATGCCCCGTACGACGGGAACAGACCGTATGGCGGGAATGCCCCGCACGGTGCCGGTGAACGCGGCGGCCAGGAGCGGATACCCAGTCGGCCGGTCAATCCGATCCGGCCGGTAGGCACCGCCGCCGCACGTGAACGTGAGGCCGAACCGGCGCAGGCCCCCCAGCCGCGCCACGAGACGGCCCCGCACCCCACCGCCCCGTCTCCCGCGCCCGCCGCCCCCTACGCCGAGCAGCCGGCGACTCCCTTCGCCGAGCAGCCCGCCGCCGCGGACCCCGGGTACCTGGACCCCTTCTCCCCGTACGCGCCGCCGCGCCGGGAGCCCGAGCCCGCCCGTGACCAGCAGCCGACCCTTGACCAGCAGCCGGCCCGTCCGTCCGTATGGGAGCGCGAGCCCGTGCGGGGCCGTGAGCCCGAACCCGTCCACGAACCGGCGCGCCCCGGCAGTGCGGCCCCGGCCCCCGGCCCGGGCCCCGCCCAGACCTCCGTCCCCGCGCCGGCCCCGCAGGCCCCCGCGCCTGCGCCAGCCGCATCGGCCCCCGCGCCGGCCCCCCAGCCCCCCGCGCCCGCGCCCGCCGTCCAGGACGAGGTCGCCGCGGCCCCGTACTTCGCGCCCAAGCAGCGCCCGGCCGTGCCGGCCGCCGAGCCCTCGCTCGAGGCCCTGCACACCTCGGCCGCACCCGCGGCATCCGCTTCGCCCGACGCGCTGCTCATCCGCCGCACCATGGCCGAGATCGAGCCGGTGGCCGACAAGGTCACGTCGTACTTCTACGCGTTGCTGTTCGTCCAGCACCCCGACCTGCGGGCGCTCTTCCCGGCCTCGATGGACGCCCAGCGCGACCGGCTGTTCAAGGCGTTGCTCACCTCCGCCCAGCACGTCGACAACGCCGCCGTGCTCAAGGCGTACCTCGCCAACCTCGGCCGCGGCCACCGCAAGTACGGCACCCAGCCCGACCACTACCCCGCGGTCGGCGAGTGCCTGCTCAACGCACTGGCGCGGTACGCGACGTCCAGTTGGGGGCCGGAGACCGAGGCCGCGTGGGTGCGCGCGTACACCGCGATCTCCCAGATCATGATCGACGCGGCGGCCGAGGACGAGGCCGTGGCGCCCGCGTGGTGGCAGGCCGAGGTCGTCTCGCACGAGCTGCGCACCCCCGACATCGCGGTGGTGACGGTCCGCCCCGACCAGCCCTACCCGTTCCGCGCCGGCCAGTACACCAGCGTGGAAACCCCCTGGTGGCCACGGGTCTGGCGGCACTACTCCTTCGCCTCCGCACCGCGCTCCGACGGTCTGCTGTCGTTCCACGTCAAGGCGGTTCCGGCGGGCTGGGTCTCCAACGCGATGGTGCACCGCGCCCGTCCCGGTGACGTCATCCGGCTCGGCGGGCCGGCCGGCTCGATGACCGTCGACCACTCCACCCGCAACGGCCTGTTGTGCGTCGGCGGCGGTACCGGCATCGCGCCCATCAAGGCGCTGATCGAGGACGTCGCGGAACACGGCATCCGCCGGCCCGTCGACGTCTTCTACGGTGCCCGCACCGATCACGACCTCTATGACCTGGACACCATGCTGCGTCTGGAGCAGACCCACCAGTGGCTCTCGGTCCGCCCGGTGGTCGCCAACGGGCCCGCGGTGCGGGGCGGGACCAGCAGTGCGACCGGTCAACTGCCGGACGCCGTGCGGCAATACGGGCCCTTCCGCGAGTACGACGCCTATCTTTCCGGGCCGCCCGGCCTGATCCGTAGCGGCGTGGACGCTTTGGTGGGGGTCGGCATCCCGACCGACCGCATACGGCACGACTCCATTGAAGAGCTGGTCGCGGCAGGAGATTGA
- a CDS encoding HAD family hydrolase produces MGKLHLFDMDGTLLYGSAAAVEIARQLGMERETAELERGFAAGQLTPLQYAQRSCELWAAELTELHVAAAFDGAPWLTGIREVWADIRARGERCAVISLSPSFFVDRLLSWGADTAHGSLWPAVPFREPVQPAGILSSAAKVRIADELCAQYGLTRADCVAYGDSLSDTALFAAVPRSVAVNADHHVSGLAWAAYAGRDLRGAYELVRTGE; encoded by the coding sequence ATGGGGAAACTGCATCTGTTCGACATGGACGGGACTCTGCTCTACGGGTCCGCGGCCGCGGTGGAGATCGCCCGGCAACTCGGCATGGAGCGGGAGACCGCGGAGCTGGAGCGCGGGTTTGCCGCGGGGCAGCTGACGCCGCTGCAGTACGCGCAACGGTCGTGTGAGCTGTGGGCGGCGGAGTTGACCGAGCTTCATGTGGCGGCGGCCTTCGACGGTGCGCCCTGGCTGACCGGTATTCGGGAGGTCTGGGCGGATATCCGCGCGCGTGGTGAACGCTGCGCCGTGATTTCTCTCTCGCCCAGTTTCTTCGTCGATCGTCTGCTGTCCTGGGGCGCCGACACCGCGCACGGTTCGCTGTGGCCCGCCGTGCCGTTCAGGGAGCCGGTGCAGCCGGCCGGCATCCTCTCGTCGGCGGCGAAGGTGCGTATCGCGGATGAACTCTGCGCGCAGTACGGGCTGACGCGGGCCGACTGTGTGGCGTACGGCGACTCCCTGTCGGACACCGCACTGTTCGCGGCGGTGCCCCGGTCGGTGGCCGTGAACGCCGATCACCATGTCAGTGGCCTGGCTTGGGCTGCGTACGCGGGGCGGGATCTGCGCGGGGCCTATGAACTGGTCCGTACCGGTGAGTAA
- a CDS encoding DUF2269 domain-containing protein, translating to MQQLTRPVRRSLLVLHVAVSVSWLGLTLGLLALGLTGWTTGSPDTATTAYRAMKIFGDWLVLPIALVTLVSGLVLSLGTSWGLARHRWVHLKFWLTLATVLLSVFALRPGINHQAAEAVAGNPAPAIDLVVAPAVATATYFFLTAISVLKPWGLTARGRRLREAQATEARAHRVHRVDLAHRTQGSGK from the coding sequence ATGCAGCAGCTCACCCGCCCCGTCCGCCGAAGTCTCCTCGTCCTCCATGTCGCCGTATCCGTCAGCTGGCTCGGCCTGACCCTCGGGCTGCTGGCACTCGGCCTCACGGGCTGGACGACCGGCTCCCCTGATACGGCTACAACCGCGTACCGAGCGATGAAGATCTTCGGTGACTGGCTGGTCCTGCCCATCGCCCTGGTGACGCTGGTCAGCGGACTGGTGCTGTCACTGGGCACCTCCTGGGGGCTGGCCAGGCATCGCTGGGTCCACCTCAAGTTCTGGCTGACGCTCGCGACCGTGCTGTTGTCGGTCTTCGCACTGCGACCGGGCATCAACCACCAGGCCGCCGAAGCGGTCGCGGGCAACCCCGCGCCCGCCATCGATCTCGTCGTCGCACCGGCCGTCGCCACGGCCACCTACTTCTTCCTCACTGCGATCTCCGTACTCAAGCCTTGGGGGCTGACGGCACGAGGCCGACGGCTGCGCGAGGCTCAGGCGACCGAGGCCCGCGCGCACCGGGTGCACCGGGTGGACCTGGCGCACCGGACACAGGGGAGCGGCAAATAG
- a CDS encoding GlcG/HbpS family heme-binding protein, producing MSTTTPTPTSTSPSTSASGAPSSSAAVPAVRPLTTGDAEALIEAAVRAADDVGVRGSVTVLDAGGHLLAFRRDDAAVLISGETSTRKAYTALQLDAPTADLVDLVRPDGLFHTLPTALDRPLLFLAGGVPLHRDGRLIGAIGVGGGAPEQDHRIAGAAIAELGLA from the coding sequence ATGAGCACCACCACCCCCACCCCCACCTCGACCTCCCCCTCCACTTCTGCCTCCGGCGCTCCCTCCAGCTCGGCTGCCGTGCCGGCGGTCCGGCCGCTGACCACCGGTGATGCCGAAGCCCTGATCGAGGCCGCCGTCCGGGCCGCCGACGACGTGGGCGTACGGGGGAGCGTCACCGTGCTCGACGCGGGCGGTCATCTGCTCGCCTTCCGCCGGGACGACGCGGCCGTGTTGATCTCCGGTGAGACCAGCACCCGCAAGGCGTACACCGCGCTCCAGCTGGACGCGCCGACCGCCGATCTGGTCGATCTCGTACGACCCGACGGCCTGTTCCACACGCTGCCCACGGCGCTGGACCGGCCGCTGCTCTTCCTGGCGGGTGGTGTGCCGCTCCACCGGGACGGCCGGCTGATCGGTGCGATCGGCGTCGGTGGTGGCGCCCCCGAGCAGGACCACCGGATCGCCGGTGCGGCGATAGCGGAGCTGGGCCTCGCCTGA
- a CDS encoding MFS transporter: MPLALLALAIGAFGIGTTEFAVMGLLPDMAAGFGVSIPLAGYATTVYALGVVIGAPLMTALGTRFTRKQMLTLLMGLFIVGNLFTGLAPNFWIMLVGRIVAAFTHGAFFGIGALVAADLVAPQKRATAISLMFSGLTIANVVGVPAGTMLSQHAGWRTTFYAITALGVIGLLGIVKLIPAHQAKAASSIGKELAVFRNPQVGLAMLMTILGFGGVFAAVTYLASMMTEVTGFAPSSVIWLTAVFGLGMVGGNLVSGRFTDRAMMPMLYVSMSGLALSLAAFNFTAHNKIAATVTIALIGIFGFATVPPLQKRVMDQAAAAPTLASAGNIAAFNFGNALAAWLGGLVISAGLGYTAPNWVGALMTVVALGVAIFASLLERRQSGRSQVVHAGGPALVADEPVAVGQS, encoded by the coding sequence ATGCCTCTCGCACTCCTGGCTCTTGCCATCGGTGCCTTTGGGATCGGCACGACCGAGTTCGCGGTCATGGGCCTGCTGCCCGACATGGCGGCCGGCTTCGGTGTCTCCATCCCCCTCGCCGGATACGCGACCACGGTCTACGCGCTCGGTGTGGTGATCGGCGCCCCGCTGATGACCGCGCTGGGCACGCGCTTCACCCGCAAGCAGATGCTGACCCTCCTGATGGGCCTCTTCATCGTCGGCAACCTGTTCACGGGCCTCGCGCCGAACTTCTGGATCATGTTGGTAGGCCGGATCGTTGCCGCCTTCACGCACGGCGCCTTCTTCGGCATCGGCGCACTCGTGGCCGCCGATCTGGTCGCACCGCAGAAGCGCGCCACCGCCATCTCACTGATGTTCAGCGGCCTGACCATCGCCAACGTCGTGGGCGTGCCGGCCGGCACGATGCTCAGCCAGCACGCGGGCTGGCGCACCACCTTCTACGCCATCACCGCGCTCGGTGTGATCGGACTGCTCGGCATCGTCAAGCTGATCCCGGCGCATCAGGCGAAGGCAGCTTCCTCCATAGGCAAGGAACTCGCGGTCTTCCGCAACCCGCAGGTCGGTCTCGCGATGCTGATGACCATCCTCGGCTTCGGCGGTGTCTTCGCGGCCGTCACCTATCTCGCCTCGATGATGACCGAGGTCACCGGCTTCGCACCGTCCTCCGTCATCTGGCTGACGGCCGTCTTCGGACTCGGCATGGTCGGCGGAAACCTGGTCTCCGGACGCTTCACCGACCGCGCCATGATGCCGATGCTGTACGTGTCGATGTCAGGTCTGGCGCTCTCGCTGGCCGCGTTCAACTTCACCGCACACAACAAGATCGCGGCGACCGTCACCATCGCACTGATCGGCATCTTCGGCTTCGCGACCGTGCCGCCACTGCAGAAGCGGGTGATGGACCAGGCGGCCGCGGCGCCCACCCTCGCCTCGGCCGGCAACATCGCGGCCTTCAATTTCGGTAACGCACTGGCCGCTTGGCTCGGCGGGCTCGTCATCTCGGCTGGCCTCGGCTACACCGCGCCCAACTGGGTCGGCGCGCTGATGACCGTCGTGGCCCTCGGAGTAGCGATATTCGCCTCCCTCCTGGAGCGCCGTCAGAGCGGCCGCAGCCAGGTCGTGCACGCGGGCGGGCCCGCACTGGTCGCCGACGAACCCGTAGCGGTGGGACAGAGCTGA
- a CDS encoding MarR family winged helix-turn-helix transcriptional regulator produces the protein MTQQTREKQEEREQPAVRQVAADAPGCPPAPEPGLAQGWCALSALHSRIESHIERALQAGHDLSVREFSVLNVLSEQHDGPGGHLRMHQVADSVVLSQSATTRLVTRLEERGLLSRYLCPDDRRGIYTNVTPDGLALLVEARPTHDGALREALQEAGRRPELAPLVTAVETLAPPAR, from the coding sequence ATGACGCAGCAGACGCGCGAGAAGCAAGAAGAGCGGGAGCAGCCAGCGGTCCGGCAGGTGGCAGCGGACGCGCCCGGCTGCCCGCCGGCACCGGAGCCCGGCCTCGCGCAGGGCTGGTGCGCGCTTTCCGCCCTGCACAGCCGCATCGAGTCGCACATCGAGCGCGCACTGCAGGCCGGCCACGACCTCAGCGTCCGCGAGTTCTCGGTCCTCAACGTGCTCAGCGAGCAGCACGACGGGCCGGGCGGTCACCTGCGGATGCACCAGGTCGCGGACTCCGTCGTCCTCAGCCAGAGCGCCACCACCCGCCTGGTCACCCGGCTCGAGGAGCGCGGACTGCTCTCGCGCTATCTGTGCCCCGACGACCGCCGCGGCATCTACACCAACGTCACGCCCGACGGCCTCGCGCTCCTGGTGGAGGCACGACCCACGCACGACGGCGCCCTGCGGGAAGCCCTCCAGGAGGCCGGGCGGCGGCCCGAGCTGGCACCGCTGGTGACGGCCGTCGAAACGCTCGCGCCGCCCGCCCGCTGA
- a CDS encoding GNAT family N-acetyltransferase, which produces MSDIEIRRATEADLPAIVAMLADDPLGATRESPDDLAPYRTAYKTLAADPQQHLVVAVREGRTIGTLQLTVIPGLSRRGATRSIIEAVRIHRDERGSGLGSQLIEWAVAESRTLGCHMVQLTSDATRVDAHRFYERLGFEASHLGFKLAL; this is translated from the coding sequence ATGAGCGATATCGAGATACGCCGCGCCACCGAGGCCGATCTGCCCGCCATCGTCGCGATGCTCGCCGATGACCCGCTCGGCGCCACCCGTGAATCGCCGGACGACCTGGCTCCGTATCGCACCGCATACAAGACGCTGGCCGCCGACCCGCAGCAGCACCTGGTGGTCGCTGTGCGCGAGGGACGAACGATCGGAACTCTCCAGCTCACGGTCATTCCCGGCCTGTCCCGGCGCGGTGCCACCCGCTCGATCATCGAGGCCGTGCGGATCCATCGCGACGAGCGCGGCAGCGGGCTCGGCAGCCAGCTCATCGAGTGGGCGGTCGCGGAGTCGCGCACGCTCGGCTGCCACATGGTGCAGCTCACCTCCGACGCGACCCGGGTCGATGCGCACCGCTTCTACGAACGGCTCGGCTTCGAGGCATCCCACCTGGGCTTCAAGCTCGCACTCTGA
- a CDS encoding TetR/AcrR family transcriptional regulator → MVERIELFTDTARDLVDAEDPGAVFFRFLASVVRLTSRNKALCDALEAAGAGRFTPSPGAGQDFDEALEALLTRAQQAGAVRQDVGMADLRALLVGCLSMERARAAGGSQAEAPGRMTALMCDALRATPTVTKLPPEGEKRNESRCEVCGAALAVARTGRPARYCGGACRQKAHRARGRTRRP, encoded by the coding sequence GTGGTGGAGCGGATCGAGCTTTTCACCGACACCGCAAGGGACTTGGTCGATGCCGAGGACCCTGGTGCCGTGTTCTTTCGCTTCCTTGCCTCGGTGGTGCGGCTCACGTCTCGGAACAAGGCGCTGTGTGACGCGCTGGAGGCGGCCGGCGCAGGGCGCTTCACCCCGTCCCCAGGAGCCGGGCAGGACTTCGACGAGGCGCTGGAAGCCCTGCTGACCAGGGCCCAACAGGCAGGCGCCGTAAGGCAGGACGTTGGTATGGCGGACCTCAGGGCGCTGCTCGTGGGCTGCCTCTCGATGGAGCGGGCCCGGGCCGCGGGAGGCTCGCAGGCCGAAGCCCCCGGGCGGATGACGGCGCTGATGTGCGACGCGCTGCGGGCGACGCCGACCGTAACGAAACTTCCGCCGGAGGGCGAAAAGCGTAACGAATCTCGATGTGAGGTGTGTGGGGCGGCGCTCGCGGTGGCCCGCACGGGACGCCCGGCACGCTACTGCGGCGGCGCGTGCCGACAGAAGGCCCACCGGGCGCGGGGACGTACGCGGCGCCCCTGA
- a CDS encoding pyridoxal-phosphate-dependent aminotransferase family protein, with amino-acid sequence MSDPTANSAAPDLLDLPPLTAARFAQIEDKVAALMRTRCDVVAMQGEALLPLEACIRSAVRPGSTALNIITGPYGETFGGWLRSCGAEVITLSAPFTGAVDPQQVADALREHPEIDFVSLVHAEAATGNTNPVAAIAEVVREHGALLMLDAVASVGAEPLLTDEWGVDLCVIGGQKALAGPAGVSVASVSARAWERIAANEQAPRRSYLSLLDWKERWIDGGRTALPHAPAQLEMLALEQAADRIDAEGLDGVIARHRAAAAATRAGVRALGGLTPYVVRDEDAAPAATTLRAPEGVDAREIVTAALAVDAAVPVQAAAGTLAKEMIRVNHYGRAADRAVVTASLVALAGGLRALGVSVDAEGAAVAAGEAWDAVATH; translated from the coding sequence GTGTCTGACCCCACCGCGAACTCCGCTGCCCCGGACCTGCTCGACCTGCCGCCGCTCACCGCGGCCCGCTTCGCGCAGATCGAGGACAAGGTGGCCGCGCTGATGCGCACCCGCTGCGATGTCGTGGCGATGCAGGGCGAGGCGCTGCTGCCGCTGGAGGCGTGTATCCGCTCGGCCGTACGGCCCGGCAGCACCGCGCTGAACATCATCACCGGGCCGTACGGCGAGACCTTCGGCGGTTGGCTGCGGTCGTGCGGGGCCGAGGTGATCACCCTCAGCGCACCGTTCACGGGTGCGGTGGACCCGCAGCAGGTGGCGGACGCACTGCGTGAGCATCCCGAGATCGATTTCGTGAGCCTGGTGCACGCGGAGGCGGCTACCGGGAACACCAATCCCGTTGCGGCCATCGCCGAGGTGGTCCGGGAGCACGGTGCGCTGCTGATGCTGGACGCGGTCGCCTCGGTGGGTGCCGAGCCGCTGCTGACCGATGAGTGGGGTGTGGACCTCTGTGTGATCGGCGGGCAGAAGGCACTGGCCGGGCCCGCCGGCGTGTCCGTGGCATCGGTCAGCGCCCGCGCCTGGGAGCGGATTGCTGCCAATGAGCAGGCTCCGCGACGCTCGTACCTCTCGCTGCTGGACTGGAAGGAGCGCTGGATCGACGGCGGACGTACCGCTCTGCCGCACGCTCCGGCGCAGCTGGAGATGCTCGCCCTGGAACAGGCGGCAGACCGTATCGACGCCGAGGGCCTGGATGGGGTCATCGCCCGGCACCGGGCGGCGGCCGCCGCCACGCGGGCCGGGGTACGGGCGCTGGGCGGGCTCACCCCCTATGTCGTACGTGACGAGGACGCGGCGCCGGCCGCGACGACGCTCCGCGCCCCCGAGGGAGTCGACGCGCGGGAGATCGTGACAGCCGCGCTCGCCGTCGACGCTGCAGTGCCGGTACAGGCCGCGGCGGGCACGCTGGCCAAGGAGATGATCCGGGTGAACCACTATGGCCGCGCCGCGGACCGGGCGGTGGTCACGGCGTCGTTGGTGGCGCTGGCTGGCGGGCTGCGGGCACTCGGGGTGTCCGTGGACGCTGAGGGTGCGGCGGTGGCTGCGGGCGAGGCATGGGATGCCGTAGCCACCCACTGA
- a CDS encoding serine hydrolase domain-containing protein, whose translation MTTTQSADSLDAGASTPESAGRAPVPFDTPAEFAELLPQTRRALLRRLAGGQAEGRAPSMMGAVVRDGRAVWTGARSSVEGEVPHPDVQYRIGSLTKTFVAVLVMRLRDEGLLRLADPVGKHLEGTPVPDATVAQLLAHSAGLAAETGGPWWERTPGTLRPEPADLFGERPQRLPVGRWHHYSNPGYALLGALVERVRGGVPWNEVLRREVLEPLGMGRTTLEPETPHAGGWAVHPWADVMLPEPAQDTGLMAPAGQLWSTLEDLCRWAAFLLRGDERVLSASSLAEMRRPAVPPEESAGQSGYGLGLQLLRREGRPLFGHSGSMPGFLASLWADAEEDVAGIVLANCTSGPAVSAIAIDLAGIVSEHEPRIPEPWRPQPGPLDPELLALTGPWYWGANPHVLRLRAERALELTPLSGQGRSSRFRAEEDGTWTGLNGYYEGETMRVVRERDGSVSHLDLGTFVFTRGPYEPTAPVPGGVDPGGWRP comes from the coding sequence ATGACCACCACCCAGTCCGCGGATTCCCTTGACGCCGGGGCGAGCACGCCGGAATCGGCCGGCCGGGCGCCGGTGCCCTTCGATACACCCGCGGAGTTCGCGGAGTTGCTGCCCCAGACGCGGCGGGCGCTGCTGCGGCGGCTGGCGGGTGGCCAGGCCGAAGGGCGGGCGCCTTCGATGATGGGAGCGGTCGTCCGGGACGGACGTGCGGTGTGGACCGGCGCCCGGAGTTCGGTCGAGGGGGAGGTCCCACACCCCGATGTGCAGTACCGGATCGGCTCCCTCACCAAGACCTTCGTCGCCGTGCTGGTGATGCGGTTGCGGGACGAGGGGCTGCTGCGGCTGGCGGACCCGGTCGGCAAGCACCTGGAGGGCACCCCGGTTCCGGACGCCACGGTCGCTCAACTCCTCGCGCACAGTGCCGGGCTGGCGGCGGAAACAGGTGGGCCCTGGTGGGAGCGGACGCCTGGCACACTGCGCCCGGAGCCGGCAGACCTCTTCGGCGAACGCCCGCAGCGGCTCCCCGTAGGCCGGTGGCACCACTACTCCAACCCCGGATATGCGCTGCTCGGAGCGCTGGTCGAACGGGTGCGTGGCGGTGTGCCGTGGAACGAGGTGCTGCGCCGCGAAGTACTGGAACCGCTGGGCATGGGGCGTACGACGCTGGAGCCCGAGACGCCGCACGCCGGTGGCTGGGCGGTGCATCCGTGGGCCGATGTGATGCTGCCGGAACCGGCGCAGGACACCGGGCTGATGGCCCCCGCGGGGCAGCTGTGGTCGACGCTGGAGGACCTGTGCCGCTGGGCGGCGTTTCTGCTGCGGGGCGACGAGCGGGTGCTGAGCGCATCGAGCCTGGCCGAGATGCGGAGGCCGGCCGTGCCGCCGGAGGAGTCCGCCGGACAGTCGGGGTACGGGCTCGGGCTCCAGCTCCTACGGCGTGAAGGGCGCCCGTTGTTCGGGCACTCCGGCTCGATGCCCGGCTTCCTGGCGTCGCTGTGGGCGGATGCGGAGGAGGATGTCGCCGGCATCGTGCTCGCCAACTGCACATCGGGGCCGGCTGTCTCGGCGATTGCCATCGATCTCGCCGGAATCGTCAGCGAGCACGAACCCCGGATCCCCGAGCCCTGGCGCCCGCAGCCCGGACCGCTCGATCCGGAGCTGCTGGCGCTGACCGGGCCCTGGTACTGGGGCGCGAACCCCCACGTGCTCCGGCTGCGCGCGGAGCGCGCGCTGGAGCTCACGCCGCTGTCGGGGCAGGGCCGCTCCTCCCGGTTCCGGGCCGAGGAGGACGGCACCTGGACCGGACTGAACGGCTATTACGAGGGCGAGACAATGCGGGTGGTGCGGGAGCGGGACGGCTCGGTCAGCCATCTGGACCTCGGCACCTTCGTGTTCACCCGCGGGCCGTACGAGCCGACGGCGCCGGTACCGGGCGGGGTGGACCCGGGTGGCTGGCGGCCGTGA